The Myripristis murdjan chromosome 17, fMyrMur1.1, whole genome shotgun sequence DNA segment ctgagaaaaaaggaaaaaaagaaagaaaagaaaaagagagaaaaaaaaaacaaccaccaaGGCCAGATTAAGATTTCATTGGGCCCCGGGGCAAGATCATTCTGGTGAGACCAGATTAGCCCTAGTTCCTGGTGTAAATATATTTAACAGATTTTATAGATTTACAGGTTGTGAGAGGGGACACTACTGCTCTCACTCAGTTTTAAACGAAGAATCCTGGTACAGAAAGGTCAGATATGTCTTGTATATTGCTGAATGCCAATTCCAAACTGATGAAATATTCATACCAAGCATTCACAGGGTCGCTTATTTCAGAAAAGTGCAGTAACactgttttacaaaataatttttattcaGCAAAAAAGGGCACCATGTCAGCTACAACTAGCCATGCTTACCTCTCATGAAATATTCTTCTTCTTGCCCTTTGGACTTTTTCATTACTGGGCAATTAACTCACTcttaccacttttttttttttttttttttttttttttgcaattgtttcaactgaaatttattttttatgagaaGACTCCAGCACCTTTTATTCCTCAAATTCTTCTTATTATGTCATTTACATTTCTTATGTGCACGATGCATATTGCATAGCTCGAACTTTTAGATTATTCTGATGACATTCTGATGGTTTTACCTCTTGGTCGTGCAGGATGGATGCTTTACTGAAGTTGATAGGGATGGGAGTGTCCCAGCTGTCTCTGTCACACAGTGGCTGGTAAAAGGCCGGGTTGAGGAGCACGCCCCCGCCCTTCACCACAGCGGACTCAGGAGGAGACTGCGGGTCTTCCGAAGGCACCTTAGTCATCTGGGCTTTCGCATTTTCCTTGCATTTCTTCATACTCAGGTCCAGGGTGCCGTTTTCGTCCACCTCTATGAGCATGTCCTAAAGGCAAAGCGGTGTAATCCTCTGAGTTATAACAAGTTGCAGAAGAGTGCACGCAATACAGTTTACACATGATTCCAGCTATTGCTACTGTGTAAACCCTGCTGCAAAGTCAGAGAATAACAATAGAGCATGTTCTATATGAAGAAAACAtgtaaatacaacaacacagatGTCTCATTAACACAGTCACATTGCTATGATAAACTTGGACCGGGCAACTTGTCTCAGTTACCATGAAAGACAAATTGAAATGCACAGTGAACCAACAATGTATTTAAATAATGCATACAGTGATTATCTAACACAGGACAAAGTACCAAACTAAGCCAGCGTTAATTCTGctgaacacaaaaaaataatcactggTGTGTAGTTTTTCAGTGACAGCTGTGTCATCTGTTTTCTAGGACACACAACCAAGATGGCAGCTGGGGGGTTGCTGGTTTTAGGTCATCATTATtataacaaaaaattaaaaagcttAATGTGGCATAAGTTTCCTCACTGACAGATGTGTTACTCGTTTTGTGCTGAAATGCAATAGAATGACGACTTATGGCTGTTTTATGGTATTAAAAGTTTTACCTCATTAAATGTCGAAATCCTTTCTATAAACGAAACCAATTATTCAACACATATGTCTCATTAAACCCTATACATCATTATTTTTGTAACGAAAGGGAgccttttaaattaattaaagggGATAATTTTCATGAACATCGCATGTGGCTGTCCACTTTAATTATCCAGCCATTTGATGATGTGTGTACCTAATCAAAATAACACCAGTGTAAAACTACAGGGCGCACGAGACTGATTTTCGCATTTTGTGATTTGTTAACTACTTAACATCCAAAGCTGCAACCAAAAACCTTTATTACACATAACAActtacgcttttttttttttttttttttttgctattacAGATCAAATAATGACCTAATTTCCACCTCGCGCTCTTGATGAAGTGACGTCACCTTTTATTCAAGTTCAAAGAAAGCCAGCTTTTTGCGTGTATCTGATGACTttttgtgcgtgtttgtgtgtcatatTTCAAAGTGCAACATACATATGCAGGGAAGTTAAACCATCCAACTACAGCTAACACTCTAAATATGGTCTTTTTTGCAGACTTGAAAGCTGTTCTTTATTTTGTACATCTCTCCAAGACAACTAAGCTGTAAATGAGAACAGATGATTAACTTGCTAacactgttttattcattcagtggGCTGGTACCTGGTACAGGGCCATATTCTCAGCTCAACAAGCTGGGAGACAAGGATCTGTGCTGTGTAGGTGTGGAACCCTTGAATCATCTACAGTACAGTGTGCATGTATATAACCCACAGAAAGTGATCAATATTACGCACTAGTGAACAGGCGAGAATAACCATGTGATGCgagttgagggaaaaaaaagtgcaacccTAACAACACTAACCCAAACTATACAATACCATGTTGGAGATTATGTTAGCAGAAGTTACTTTGGATCTGGAggttttatggttttaaagCTGTGCACACATCTCAAACATTAGGAAGAGTTTGGATTTTGAGTGAATTAAAGATTTCAGATAATAACTCCTTTAGCTGATTGGTTTAATCCATTAAAAGGCTTTTAAAGACTATCTGGTGTAGACACACAGCCTATGCTGGATCATATAACTAAGCAAAATATCCTCCACCATCTGCAGCAGGCAAGATGCAGTTTCAGACAACAGTTCAGGATTTTGTACATGCCAGCCGATGtagaaacaaaatacaataccacatgttttacaaaaaagATGAGTAGTTGTAATTGGGAAAGAAGGCTGATTATATTCCTTCTTTTGATGTGATTACACAAATTTTCTTTTGTGTACATTAAAGCTTTATGGAGTGGAAACCTCCTTGTTTTTCTGCCACCAGAGAGACAAGCTCCCTTTGCcaaattttgtcttttgatgtttttcctttttatacaCAAATCAGAGTTCCTTTAAAATGACCACATTAAATACCTTTCCAAGTGGTCTAATTTGATTACCTTTGTGGAGGTTGCCAAGGGCCGGCCAGTGACAGCCTCCATGCTCTTCCGGTAACGGGTGGACAGATTAAGGATGGCGGCAGTCGCTGCTGTGGCTTGGAGACCGTCTCCTTTTTTGAATTGACTTGGTGGGCTGTGCTGACCAGAGGTGGGCAGGCGGCCACCTGGAGTACCAAGGAAGCCAGGATACTGCTGAGGAgctaaaacacaaataattacCAAACAATTTGGTTACTGAGAAAGCAGATGTTTTACCCTGAATTAATCCCTATTTAGCGACACATAGCAAGCAAGCAGCACGGTGATATTTAAAATTTCAGGATCAaccactgatgaaaaaaaaaaatattctgacaTTTTGCCTGTCAGCTGATGCTATCTTCATGTGTGATAAGCCTGACCTATACATATGGGCCTCTTGTTTGTTGTGGACTGATAGTGTTGCAGCTGAAAATGTACACCATGCCTCATACTTAAGATTTCATACATTGTGACTGTGCCACAAATCTTTATTATTACAGCACAACAGGACTATTGATTTTGAGGTGAATAAAATTTTAACACTCACAGTCAGGGAAATGAGAAGAGATATCCTGGTCCTGGTTGGATCCCATCAGAGACTGTTTGCCGAAGACCTGCGCATCAAAACTAGCGTAATCGAAGCGGATTTTGCTGTACTTGTCCATATCCTTGGAAAGGTTCGTCTGCAAGGCCGCTACTGGATGGGATAGCCTGTAGTTTAACTGGTTCATCTCAAATTTTTTTATCAAGCCGATGGCTCTAGGAGgaggaaaattaacaaaaaaaaaaaaaaaaaaaaaaaagtaagattttgtttcattgtgtaAAAAACAGTTCAAAACAGTGGTGAAATGAGGTGTCCAACAAGTTAAATATGAGAGGCTAGAAAAGTAATAGGCATTGTTTTCGAATCACTTAGGGATGCCAGTGTCTTTGTCCACATAGAGTCTGGGATCTGATGTGTGTTGTAGATCCACAGCCAGGATGCCAGACTAATTAATATAGTAGGAGTGGGCATCCTGCCCATGATATATCCACAGGGAACAAAGAGTTCTGCTCTTTTATCATTTCTAATAGAAAGGAGCTCACAGGACCAGCCACCATTGCCTAAGTGAGCACGGCGAAGTCCTGCTTGGAAAGCTTGAAATAGACTGTGCGCTCTGTTGGGATCAGTGAATAAAAAATACCATATAGTCTCTTTGACAATAATAGCGGTTGCCGCTTTCTTGCATAACCTTAATTATGTATTTAGGACTTCAGTTCATTACGGTGTCACTTATGGTTTGTTCATGCTCACTGTAATTATTTTTCACCACGTGTGACCGTATTGATAGCAATGTTGTGCTTCAACAAAAGTCTCTAATGTTGTCTGGCGCCGTACCTCGGTGAGCGGTCAGGTGTTTGTCTGCATTTTGAACTCTCATCCTGAGGTTTGGAGACTTTGACTGCAGCAGCAATGGGGCAGCCTGAGAGACTGGGTTGGGAGGAAATCAAACACATTAGCCTCAGACTGTAACTCATCTATGAACAGGCTGCAGGTTTCTAATGGCTTTGGTCATGTGGATGTACCTCCGGTGGGTGCTACGGTTGCTGTTGACATGGCCTCTTCCTGTGCACCCAGGTGTAGGGCACTTGAGGACATTCTCATGCATGGCCAGGACTGTGGAGATAAGACAGCGGGCTCAGAAGGAGAAGCAGGGTGACATGTGCAGAATGAGTCGAGCATAATCAAGTTTAAAACACTAAAAGATGGTTAAAACAAATATCTATAGAGAGCAGTAAACAGGCATcattatgaaaaaatacacacaacccATCCTTGAATTTAATGATGATTTTATATAACTACTTAGTGCATTACAGTCCGACAAAGCACAGATcatacagagacagaaactggAGGAAGAAAGCAAAAGGTTCATTGTGTGAGAATGCTGTATGGTGGCCTGAAATGTAAATAGCTTACTGCAAAGAGGAATATAACAAGACAGCTGATTATATTCTTCAAAACATCCACGTTGTTAAAGGTCCGCTCTGTATCCTTAGAAACTTCTCTTCTGTGCATATTCTCCAATTAGTTTGTTGGAGTTgtctatttatttttgaatactGCGTTAGCTAGCCCTTTGATTTGCAAATACTGCCTCCAGTCTAAGAGCATGCgcttttttgaaaaagttaaTTACTTTTTCTGTTCCTTTTGTAACATTACTGTTTAATGTTGAATGTTTGTTGAGTTATATTGAAATGACTTAACAATCgccaatatgaaaaaaattcaatattcaCACATTACATtatgagggagagaaaaaaaatcctttaagtTTATTTGTGAAGTTTCTTACACATCGCTGAATTGAGTATaagcaaagcttttttttttctatttgcgCCCATGCTAAGAGGATTCCAAATAACTATGGTTGATTGTAAATCCTGAAATGGTGGCAGTTTTTCAACATAAGTACATATTTCTCATAATATACATGCACAGAGCTGTTTGTATTACTTACTCTCAGGGGGGACTCTGACTTTGTGTGGACACCCAGACAAACTCCTGTGGTGTGGATACAGGCCGGTCACATGTCCAGTGCCATCACAGCCGGGAGTCGGGCACCTTATATCTTTCTTATCTGTCCGAGGGGAATCtgtggacaaaataaaaaggatATGCCACTGAATGAAACAACcttttcatatgttttatagTGAGATGTGACTGTACTGGTGGACTTGCACTCTGTCAAGAAATGCAGAAATCTGTGGTGGAAAGTTAAGTGAAACATCTAAATGCACTTGTACTTTGCTGTATACATTACAGTATGTAACATATTGTACATAAGTCCTTACAGATTGCAATATCATGCAAagccagacttttttttttttttttttttttaacaaaatgcgTCTATTAATCTGTCATTTTAGTTAAGGCTGCAGTTCAACACAGAGCATTCACTTCTTAATGCCCATCCATCGAAAGATTACATCTAGGATTACACATTTAGCTGCAGTCATTTGAAGAATCAGAGGAAAACATGAGAGGTACTTTAGGAGGATTTAAGACTTATGGTCATGGTTAAATATCCAGTTGATTCCTATCAAAATCCAATATTCTGAGTAGTAGCAATTCCATCAGaaaattttgttctttttttattttagtccgGTTATTTATTACTTCACTTGTTGCCAAAATGTTTTTAGTACTTAAGAGGATTTCCTCCCTCTGATTTTCCCCTGAGCATGGTTcttttattcctttaatgtttttGAGCACCCAATCATCCAAATCACAAGTGGTCTGTCTGATTTATACCGGATAAACACACGCAAGGTACATTCCTGAATTAAAACACTGATAACTGTTCATTCTTGTGGTGATCTGTGTAACTTAACTGTAAGAGCGCCTCAACTTCACTTCAGCTGTCATGGGACAAAAGCTATCAGCATGTCAAACCACATAACACTTCAGTCTACCTTTTCCTCCATGATAGTTCAGTCTGCCGTCCATGTCCATCATTCGGTGGTGTCTTCTCTCGTTGGTCATCTGCTCCATGAGGAACCGGTCCATCTCCCTGTAGGCGTGGTGCAGAACCTGCCTCTGCTCCGACTGCAGGGCGATAGCCTGTTCCAAAAGACTCAGGTTCACTCGTCCCCGGCCCAAATCAAGGCCCCGCTCCTGTAGGCCCAGAGCCCAGCCCTCCAGCCGGGACGGCCTGTCTGCCTCCACTTCCCCCTCgctgtcctcctctgtcaggaGTGGCCTACACCTCAGCACCTCAGCTTGGAAAATGCTTGTTCGACCCATCGGACCGACTAGTTCTGAGTCATGGTCTTCTCTCAGGTGGCCGTTCCTGCCCGATAGGTCTTCCGAGGCTCGAGAGGGGCTGCTATTGGAGCCGTTCACCTtggcagaaagagacagaggctcCCACTCCTCCCGCATGTCTCCGTATGGGCTTTGTGGCGGCGAAGTACATGCAACACTCATCCTGTCTTGACTTTGGTCTTCCTCTTCATTCATgagctcttcctcttcatccccgTCCATCAGAGGTTCAGACGTCTCCGCCTCGCACCGTGGAGAGACATCTGATGCAACTTCAGACCATCCGAGGGAATCGTGGGACTTTGCAGCCGCATCGTGGCAACCATTCCTGCTGGCCACTCCATTGACTGCATTCAAGTTCCCATCTAAATCAAGAAGAAAACACTCATTATTGTACGTGCTTTGAAGCCTTAGCAGAGACAGACATGTTCTTCTGTGACCCAACCCCCCCCCGCGTCATTTACAGGATGAGAATTGTACGTCCTTGGTAATCTTTTGCAAATCCATTTAAGGTTTTAGattttgtgtcactttttcATGAATATTatcttgaaagaaaaaaaaaacatgtttgttaagAACCAACAAGAGGATTTGTAAGAACACATGTTGCAATGGATGTGGCAATCATAGGGTCAGCAGTTGCAAGATTTCCAAGCAATTCCTCAAGTATATTTTACGTTTTATATTTGACCcttattttttcacattgaaCATGAGAAGTGGAGATGAGAAACACaattgttttcttctttccttcaaTGTCTCCAATCAGAACAACCACCAAATATATATTTAGGACAAGATTATGGACGGATTTATACAGATGCAGACAGCGAACATCAGTTTTTAATTAGTTATGGGTATTGTAAGTATAAGCCCAGAAGCAACATGTAGTTGTCCGCACAAATaactcatttaaaaacacaaaatttgttTCTAGGGATAAGAACAAGAAAAGTAGAGAGGATTTCTGATAAAACAGATGGAGAAAGCGAGAAATGAAAATAGCAGAGGAATCTCCGTAGGATTGTGCTATGGCTCTGTAAAACCGTCGATCTGACATAATGAacgttttatattttgttttgcagaccTTTGAGAACTTGAAGTTGATCGCAGCAAATGTGAAGATAAGTTTGTGAGAAAAATGAATAGTGTCCTTTAAAATGATTGGCTGTGCTGgtaaagatgagagaaaaaattataTTCTTTACCTTACGGGTAATTCTCTAGAaatgatttccttttttatgaTTAGTTTAGCTTATAAAAAAGAAAGGTTGTCACAATCTTtactttattaattttttaaactaaactgaaaaccAAAGAGTCAAagttttctgttcagtttaCAGTGGATAAGATTTATTTTCTACATACTAGATTTGCTGATTACTGTTTTAACATCGTGATACtcactgtgacactgacagCCTCTGTGACTCACTGTTTTCTAGGGTATTAACCCGGTTTGGTTATCAATTACTATGCTCTTATCAATTACTATGTTCTATGTTCTAATGACTGGCTACTGAAATGTCAAGGCACTAAGATCAGCAGGAGCAAATTTGCCTGAAACAATAACTGTTGTTCCAATGTGCATATAAAGGTGCTTTTCATAGTAACAATCAAAAGGTTAACAATATAAAAtcactgtgtctttttttccttttaacctCAGAAATTGGGGCATACAAGTAAGAATATCATAGTATCTGCAAAGTAGTAGTTCATGTGGGTTTTGCTCATTCAGCTTCAATACCACAGACAATCATCTATTATTTCATCGtaaattactattattttttgcttttaaatcGATGAAGGATCACATGAATACCAGATCCTACGGGAGAGGCTTGACAGATGATGTCACAGGAATATATTCTTTATCTATATAGGTCACAGTTAATACATGTATATTGAATTTCAGTGAAATTGTTGCCAAATTTGAAAGTTAGAGGGATTTGAAAACTCCAATAATGCTGTTATATTCTTATatatcttttctttctttctttctttcttttttttttttttaagaataaaagCTCTTTGCCACAATTAAAAGTATGTTTTTTCATCAAAAGTGATTACTTCtgattaaaatacatttattgcTTATTACTGCTTTTTAAATGCCTTTTGGTACACCTCTACTGAGGGTGTTAACAATCTTGTAAGTAAAGCTTATATGATGCATGTTCTGTATTATTCAAAACTCCTAAAAGAAATCGTCTCACTGTCATTTTTACACTCATTTGGTATAATCTCTTTTTATTCCAACTTATTTTGCAGAGTGCTCtcaataatttaatttgcacTGACCTCTGGTCTCCCACTTTTCAGTGGAAATCCAGAAATCCTATGAGCCGCAAGATTGTGTACAGCACCATGCACGGATAGTCTGATAATTCAAACGGACAAAGAGGGAGTTTTATCCCTCAAAATGCATCTGAAACTACACTTTTTGAACACAGCTGATTATAGTAAGTCTCAGTCAATGATAACATTGGAAACCTATCATTGGGATTGATTCAACAAAATCTCTCTTAATCCTCAAAATCATTCAAACTTATGATATATTAAGGCTCTTTCAGCAGTaaggattttggctttagcaggCTGTAGGTCTATCCTCTTAAGTGGCTGGATGTCATAGACAAAAACCAAAAGTAGGATTCAATAGGTTGAGGAGATGGATagagatatttttattttttttatttttttggcaatcAGATCATAGCTGGGATGCAGATGTAGACATTATCAGATAGCTAGTTATTAATGGGCACAGTACAAAATTTAATCCACACCAAAAGAGCTTTAAATTCTAGGGCATAAATTGTGTGGCACTGCTAAAATAGCATACTGTCTTTGGAAATATATGGCTTTGTAGCCTATTGTGAGCAGTGGCATTTTATATCTGCttcatgtgcattttttattcgacaaaataataacattcaAGAGGAATTTCTTATTAACAAGCTGAAATGTGTTAGTGTCAATTCCCTGCTGGGCAAAAATTTTTTAGGTGTCTAAAAACAGACCCCTGTTCGATGAAAAATTAAAGTCAGTTACATTTATCAGGCAGGCGCAAGGACTTGTTTTTCATCCAGATGGATTCTTAGGCCTGACACAGGCACATGCagtcacagacatacacatgcaagtGCAAGCACACAAAgacgcgtacacacacatgcacagacagagacacacacacacacacacacacacacacacacacacacacacagaagtgcagtgaaaaaaggaaaaagatggccgaaaaaaaacaaaaaaacttggatCTCTCCGGTGGTTTGTGTGTTGGAACAGGTGAACAGTTTGTACTCCAGAATAGCCATTACCGGCACTCTGCAGCAGGGCTGGAGTTGGCTGGAGTTGAACGCAGTGTGGCTCGACCAAACGAGAGgcttatttttctctctttttgttaaAATGCAGATACGACCAGCCTCCCACTGCAAAATTCTTACTGCCTCCAATCCACTTTTCCCATCATCGTATTTCTACGGAAAATAGCCCCCATATCTGACATAAATGGCAAAATGTATTCTGACAGTGTTTTATAAATATCCATGTGTTCATTTGACACTATAGGGCAGTATAATTTAACACTGTAAAtacatggaattttttttttttgatcgtATTTTGTGTTAAAGCTACGTAATTGAATATGTGGATCAAATAAAGCTATAGACAACAAATGTTGGTTgataaaagcaaaagaaaaagtatatgtaaaaaaaacaacaacaaaagaaaagctGATGATGCACAGTGAATTACTAGGATAATTGTAATGTAATATGAACCCAGGAAACAAATAAATTCCATTTCCAATGAATCCACACAATTCAGTAAGCTACTCTCCTGGTCCATTTAACTACACACATGTGTACTATAATGAGCTGTAGACATTATGCCTAATTATGTATTAGACTGTGTTAGAGGGCCTAACAAAAGCTTTTGAAAGGGACAATTACGTTTGTTGCTTAGTTACATCGTTAAAAATATACCAAATCAGTGCAGATTATAGTGGGTGAGAATGCACATGTAAACCACGGGTATTGTtgccaaaatgcacaaaattcaattcattagaagaaaaaaaaaaaaaaaaaaaaaaaaaaaaaacatgtttgcccGTGAAAAAGACCGTAGTTTAagtgaaaataaacaattttcAGCTGTTGTTGATGAAATGGTGATGTGGCTGAGTAAAACGCTACTAGCAGGAAAACAGTGGAACATCAGCCTGCCCTCAAAGGCAATGTCTTCCTCACCCGCAACTCATTTGCAGCTCACAATGTACAACCTcaataaaaatctatttaaGAAAATGGAAcaactttaatttaaattggAGTGAACCGGTGCACTCAcccattcagtttttcattCTATGGATTCAATGGATTTGGAATGGCTATT contains these protein-coding regions:
- the LOC115375726 gene encoding suppression of tumorigenicity 18 protein-like isoform X1 — protein: MDSEGEEQTLQTCNSSTVPADCIADTPSPYGSMARKRSAQEGVQGAPVNKRKSLLMKPRHYSPSEPCEEESEDLAPPQDKEELRNIDTPADGNLNAVNGVASRNGCHDAAAKSHDSLGWSEVASDVSPRCEAETSEPLMDGDEEEELMNEEEDQSQDRMSVACTSPPQSPYGDMREEWEPLSLSAKVNGSNSSPSRASEDLSGRNGHLREDHDSELVGPMGRTSIFQAEVLRCRPLLTEEDSEGEVEADRPSRLEGWALGLQERGLDLGRGRVNLSLLEQAIALQSEQRQVLHHAYREMDRFLMEQMTNERRHHRMMDMDGRLNYHGGKDSPRTDKKDIRCPTPGCDGTGHVTGLYPHHRSLSGCPHKVRVPPEILAMHENVLKCPTPGCTGRGHVNSNRSTHRSLSGCPIAAAVKVSKPQDESSKCRQTPDRSPRAIGLIKKFEMNQLNYRLSHPVAALQTNLSKDMDKYSKIRFDYASFDAQVFGKQSLMGSNQDQDISSHFPDSPQQYPGFLGTPGGRLPTSGQHSPPSQFKKGDGLQATAATAAILNLSTRYRKSMEAVTGRPLATSTKDMLIEVDENGTLDLSMKKCKENAKAQMTKVPSEDPQSPPESAVVKGGGVLLNPAFYQPLCDRDSWDTPIPINFSKASILHDQEQEDFDEVSLEDQHYQGDASMISPKTKLLLRDSKKELMSCPTPGCDGSGHVTGNYASHRSVSGCPLADKTLKSLMAANSQELKCPTPGCDGSGHVTGNYASHRSLSGCPRARKGGLKLTPNKDEKDEQEMKCPVIGCDGQGHISGKYTSHRSAGSCPLAAKRQKESSVNGLPFAWKANKQELPHCPLPGCNGLGHANNVFVTHRSLSGCPLNAQSIKKKHSGEEMMTIKLKASSGVENKEDVQHLDHEIKELNESNLKIEADMMQLQTQISSMECNLKTIEEENKMIEQHNDSLLKELARLSQALINSLTDIQLPQMGPISEHNFEAYVNTLTDMYNNSEHEYSPECKALLDNIKQAIKGIHV
- the LOC115375726 gene encoding suppression of tumorigenicity 18 protein-like isoform X2, whose protein sequence is MDSEGEEQTLQTCNSSTVPADCIADTPSPYGSMARKRSAQEGVQGAPVNKRKSLLMKPRHYSPSEPCEEESEDLAPPQDKEELRNIDTPADGNLNAVNGVASRNGCHDAAAKSHDSLGWSEVASDVSPRCEAETSEPLMDGDEEEELMNEEEDQSQDRMSVACTSPPQSPYGDMREEWEPLSLSAKVNGSNSSPSRASEDLSGRNGHLREDHDSELVGPMGRTSIFQAEVLRCRPLLTEEDSEGEVEADRPSRLEGWALGLQERGLDLGRGRVNLSLLEQAIALQSEQRQVLHHAYREMDRFLMEQMTNERRHHRMMDMDGRLNYHGGKDSPRTDKKDIRCPTPGCDGTGHVTGLYPHHRSLSGCPHKVRVPPEILAMHENVLKCPTPGCTGRGHVNSNRSTHRSLSGCPIAAAVKVSKPQDESSKCRQTPDRSPRAIGLIKKFEMNQLNYRLSHPVAALQTNLSKDMDKYSKIRFDYASFDAQVFGKQSLMGSNQDQDISSHFPDSPQQYPGFLGTPGGRLPTSGQHSPPSQFKKGDGLQATAATAAILNLSTRYRKSMEAVTGRPLATSTKDMLIEVDENGTLDLSMKKCKENAKAQMTKVPSEDPQSPPESAVVKGGGVLLNPAFYQPLCDRDSWDTPIPINFSKASILHDQEQEDFDEVSLEDQHYQGDASMISPKTKLLLRDSKKELMSCPTPGCDGSGHVTGNYASHRSVSGCPLADKTLKSLMAANSQELKCPTPGCDGSGHVTGNYASHRSLSGCPRARKGGLKLTPNKDEKDEQEMKCPVIGCDGQGHISGKYTSHRSAGSCPLAAKRQKESSVNGLPFAWKANKQELPHCPLPGCNGLGHANNVFVTHRSLSGCPLNAQSIKKKHSGEEMMTIKLKASSGVENKEDVQHLDHEIKELNESNLKIEADMMQLQTQQISSMECNLKTIEEENKMIEQHNDSLLKELARLSQALINSLTDIQLPQMGPISEHNFEAYVNTLTDMYNNSEHEYSPECKALLDNIKQAIKGIHV